The Longimicrobiaceae bacterium genome contains a region encoding:
- the ssb gene encoding single-stranded DNA-binding protein, which yields MSRSLNKAIIIGNLGSDPEVRTTGGGSRVAQFSVATSRRWTTSSGEQQEKTEWHRIVCWGKLADIVEKYLKKGQQVYVEGEIQYRQYEDKDGVTKYSTEINARELMMLGGREGGGGGGFGGGGGAPARERATAGGGAGKGGRGGDYDDFQPPPFGDDDDDLPF from the coding sequence GTGTCACGCAGTCTCAACAAGGCCATCATCATCGGCAACCTCGGGTCCGACCCGGAGGTCCGCACCACGGGTGGCGGGAGCCGCGTCGCCCAGTTCTCGGTCGCGACCAGCCGCCGCTGGACCACCAGCTCCGGCGAGCAGCAGGAGAAGACCGAGTGGCACCGGATCGTCTGCTGGGGGAAGCTGGCCGACATCGTGGAGAAGTACCTGAAGAAGGGCCAGCAGGTCTACGTCGAGGGCGAGATCCAGTACCGCCAGTACGAGGACAAGGACGGCGTCACCAAGTACAGCACCGAGATCAACGCCCGCGAGCTGATGATGCTCGGCGGCCGTGAGGGTGGCGGCGGCGGCGGGTTCGGGGGCGGCGGCGGCGCCCCGGCGCGCGAGCGCGCCACGGCCGGCGGCGGTGCGGGGAAGGGCGGACGCGGCGGCGACTACGACGACTTCCAGCCGCCCCCGTTCGGCGACGACGACGACGACCTTCCGTTCTGA
- the ccsA gene encoding cytochrome c biogenesis protein CcsA produces the protein MTEALHLVALALYLVAATLLGVALARNELRLTGIATAVTGVGVMAHLLGLVGFWSYWGELPLVGLGPSLSTLAFMVGLGSLTVATLGRTGPLGLVLVPVAALLGGAALAVGVVPSQAVLTFRGPWFVLHVTLALVGYAGLTVAFACGLMYLVQFRELKKKNFGAIFRFFPPLDTLDRIGKWALVVGLPFLTLALAVGWAWTERFERTLAPGNPKVVWGVLSWVLIVAALAARAGGGRRGVRAAAASVLAFAVVVFAYLLLRVGEPQGGGFL, from the coding sequence ATGACGGAAGCGCTTCACCTCGTCGCCCTGGCGCTCTACCTGGTCGCCGCGACCCTCCTGGGGGTGGCGCTGGCCCGCAACGAGCTGCGCCTGACCGGGATCGCCACGGCCGTGACCGGGGTGGGCGTGATGGCGCACCTCCTGGGGCTGGTGGGGTTCTGGTCGTACTGGGGGGAGCTGCCGCTGGTGGGGCTCGGCCCCTCCCTCTCCACGCTCGCCTTCATGGTGGGGCTGGGCTCCCTCACCGTGGCGACGCTCGGGCGGACCGGGCCACTGGGGCTGGTGCTGGTTCCCGTGGCGGCGCTCCTGGGGGGGGCGGCGCTGGCGGTGGGGGTGGTCCCGTCGCAGGCGGTGCTCACCTTCCGGGGGCCGTGGTTCGTGCTGCACGTGACGCTGGCGCTGGTGGGGTACGCGGGGCTCACGGTGGCCTTCGCCTGCGGGCTGATGTACCTCGTGCAGTTCAGGGAGTTGAAGAAGAAGAACTTCGGTGCCATCTTCCGGTTCTTCCCACCGCTCGATACGCTGGACCGGATCGGGAAGTGGGCGCTGGTCGTCGGGCTCCCCTTCCTGACGCTGGCACTGGCGGTCGGATGGGCGTGGACGGAGCGGTTCGAGCGCACCCTCGCCCCCGGAAACCCGAAAGTCGTGTGGGGGGTACTGAGCTGGGTCCTGATCGTGGCCGCCCTCGCGGCGCGGGCGGGCGGGGGACGGCGCGGGGTGCGCGCCGCCGCGGCGAGCGTGCTCGCCTTCGCCGTCGTGGTGTTCGCCTACCTCCTGCTCCGGGTGGGGGAGCCGCAGGGCGGGGGCTTCCTGTGA
- a CDS encoding LysM peptidoglycan-binding domain-containing protein: MKASPLLLAAALGAALPLAAAPLAAQEPTALPGQDRTYVVRRGDTLWDIARGCLGDPFLWPELYRMNAGVVRDPARIFPNQRLTLPECRQGADPQVAFTPRRGEDPRPGNSVLPAAGTADVPVIAPGDFYRARLLVQDGEVPAVGRLVERISPTVVPIGMTPMISLYDRVYVTLGSGGGLRVGDAVHFFRRDREVRPYGRVYVSTGMGSVEALEGNVATVEVRTLYDLVAVNDLAVPAARFPVPAGVAPRPTRQPLEARIVGFGIPHAVQATGELAFLDVGAAAGVKPGDVFAAYLPRTQRDWGTRPEIPVARMQVVRVTDRTATVRITGLEHPALEPGITVRRVAEMP, from the coding sequence GTGAAAGCCTCCCCCCTCCTCCTTGCCGCCGCGCTCGGTGCCGCCCTGCCGCTCGCCGCCGCGCCGCTCGCCGCCCAGGAGCCGACCGCCCTCCCCGGGCAGGACCGGACCTACGTCGTCCGCCGCGGCGACACGCTTTGGGACATCGCCCGCGGGTGCCTCGGCGACCCGTTCCTCTGGCCCGAGCTGTACCGGATGAACGCCGGCGTCGTCCGCGACCCCGCGCGCATCTTCCCGAACCAGCGGCTCACCCTCCCGGAGTGCCGCCAGGGTGCCGATCCGCAGGTGGCGTTCACGCCGCGGCGGGGTGAGGATCCCCGGCCGGGGAACAGTGTACTCCCCGCCGCAGGGACCGCCGACGTGCCGGTGATCGCCCCGGGCGACTTCTACCGCGCCCGGCTCCTGGTGCAGGACGGCGAGGTCCCCGCGGTCGGCCGGCTGGTGGAGCGGATCTCCCCGACCGTCGTCCCCATCGGGATGACGCCGATGATCTCGCTCTACGACCGGGTTTACGTTACACTGGGGAGCGGGGGCGGGCTGCGCGTGGGCGACGCCGTCCACTTCTTCCGGCGCGACCGCGAGGTGAGGCCGTACGGAAGGGTGTACGTGTCCACCGGGATGGGGAGCGTGGAGGCGCTGGAGGGGAACGTCGCCACCGTCGAGGTGCGGACGCTGTACGACCTCGTGGCCGTGAACGACCTCGCCGTGCCGGCCGCCCGCTTCCCGGTCCCCGCAGGGGTGGCGCCTCGGCCGACCCGCCAGCCGCTGGAGGCGCGGATCGTCGGCTTCGGCATTCCCCACGCGGTGCAGGCCACCGGCGAGCTGGCGTTCCTCGACGTGGGCGCCGCCGCCGGGGTGAAGCCGGGCGACGTGTTCGCCGCGTACCTCCCCCGGACCCAGCGCGACTGGGGGACCCGGCCCGAGATCCCCGTCGCCCGGATGCAGGTGGTGCGGGTGACGGACCGAACCGCCACCGTCCGGATCACCGGGCTGGAGCACCCGGCGCTGGAACCGGGGATCACCGTCCGCCGGGTGGCGGAGATGCCGTGA
- a CDS encoding bifunctional precorrin-2 dehydrogenase/sirohydrochlorin ferrochelatase translates to MSGLYPVLLDLRRVRVLVVGGGAVATRKVEGLVEAGGRPTVVAPELRAELRAIVEREGLPCHLRPFRAGDAAGFALVFAATDRPEVNAQVAREAEDAGALASVADAGAESAFHVPATIRRGDVVVALSTGGASPLLSRRLRERLETVVTPGVGRAAGRLEAVRGEVRARWPDDEARRRAFWFELITPEFLDRAVEGRDDEVEARISRCLSQS, encoded by the coding sequence GTGAGCGGGCTCTACCCCGTGCTCCTCGACCTGCGGCGCGTGCGCGTGCTGGTGGTGGGGGGCGGCGCGGTCGCCACGCGCAAGGTGGAGGGGCTGGTGGAGGCCGGCGGGCGGCCCACCGTGGTCGCCCCGGAGCTGCGGGCGGAGCTGCGCGCGATCGTGGAGCGCGAGGGGCTCCCCTGCCACCTCCGACCCTTCCGCGCGGGGGACGCGGCCGGGTTCGCCCTGGTGTTCGCCGCCACCGACCGCCCCGAGGTGAACGCGCAGGTCGCGCGCGAAGCGGAGGACGCGGGGGCGCTGGCGAGCGTGGCGGACGCGGGGGCGGAGTCCGCCTTCCACGTCCCGGCCACGATCCGGCGCGGGGACGTGGTGGTGGCGCTCTCCACCGGCGGGGCCTCCCCGCTGCTGTCGCGCCGGCTGCGCGAGCGGCTGGAGACGGTCGTCACTCCCGGAGTGGGGCGCGCCGCCGGCCGGCTGGAGGCCGTGCGCGGGGAGGTCCGCGCCCGCTGGCCGGATGACGAGGCGCGCCGCCGGGCGTTCTGGTTCGAGTTGATCACTCCCGAGTTCCTCGACCGTGCCGTCGAGGGGCGGGACGACGAAGTGGAAGCGCGCATCTCCCGATGCCTCTCGCAGTCGTAG